One Aciduliprofundum boonei T469 genomic region harbors:
- the glmM gene encoding phosphoglucosamine mutase: MRLFGTNGIRGKIGEEFTPDFLVNVGRAIGTYLPLGSDVILGTDTRVSANMVKDAVISGLLSAGVNVIDIGIAPTPAIQLYTKRHGDFGIAITASHNPPEFNGVKAIASDGTELPRSEEEKIEEIYFSGQFRNVEWNNVGSYEIREDANEEYVNSILSLVDTNRIKEKHFKVVLDCANGASCFTSPYLLEKLGCKVISLNCQPDGRFPGHNSEPKPENLKDLVDMVKATNADLGIAHDGDADRAIFVDDRGRYLYGDKTLALVAKEIVKERKGIVVTPVSSSLALEDVVKKEGGEVVYTKVGAPIVARKMIELHAIFGGEENGGLIFPEHQYCRDGAMALAKILEILAKKEKKLSELADELPKYKQMKISVACENEKKEKVLEELKKRVMGENVNTLDGIKIMGKDWWVLIRPSGTEPIYRIYAEAKDENILKKKVEKYKEILKNIIKSE, translated from the coding sequence ATGCGCTTATTCGGCACAAACGGAATTCGAGGCAAGATTGGCGAAGAGTTCACTCCGGATTTCTTGGTTAATGTAGGCCGTGCAATTGGAACATATTTGCCCCTTGGCTCAGATGTGATACTTGGAACAGATACAAGGGTTTCTGCAAATATGGTGAAAGATGCTGTAATATCCGGACTTCTTTCAGCAGGGGTAAATGTTATAGACATAGGTATAGCTCCAACTCCCGCAATACAACTCTACACAAAGAGACATGGGGATTTTGGAATCGCCATAACTGCAAGTCATAATCCTCCAGAATTCAATGGAGTAAAGGCGATAGCTTCAGATGGAACAGAACTGCCAAGGAGCGAGGAGGAGAAAATAGAGGAAATATATTTCTCAGGCCAATTCAGAAATGTGGAATGGAATAATGTTGGGAGTTATGAAATAAGAGAAGATGCAAATGAGGAGTATGTAAATTCCATTCTTTCCCTAGTTGATACGAATAGGATAAAAGAAAAGCACTTCAAGGTGGTACTTGATTGCGCAAATGGTGCTTCCTGCTTTACATCTCCATATCTCCTCGAAAAGCTTGGGTGCAAGGTAATATCACTAAATTGCCAGCCAGATGGCAGGTTCCCTGGGCACAACAGCGAGCCAAAACCAGAAAACTTGAAAGACCTTGTGGATATGGTTAAGGCTACAAATGCAGATTTAGGAATAGCTCATGATGGGGATGCTGACCGTGCCATATTTGTAGATGATAGAGGAAGATACCTGTATGGGGATAAAACCTTGGCCTTAGTTGCAAAGGAGATTGTAAAGGAAAGAAAGGGTATTGTAGTAACTCCAGTGAGCTCCTCTCTGGCTCTTGAAGATGTTGTTAAGAAGGAGGGGGGAGAGGTAGTGTATACAAAAGTAGGCGCTCCAATAGTGGCAAGGAAGATGATTGAACTTCATGCAATTTTCGGTGGAGAGGAGAACGGTGGACTAATATTCCCAGAGCATCAGTACTGCAGAGATGGAGCAATGGCCTTAGCTAAGATTCTTGAAATCTTGGCAAAGAAAGAGAAAAAATTGAGTGAACTTGCAGACGAACTTCCAAAATATAAGCAGATGAAAATAAGTGTGGCATGTGAGAACGAGAAAAAAGAGAAAGTGCTGGAAGAATTGAAAAAAAGAGTAATGGGAGAGAATGTAAATACATTGGACGGGATAAAAATTATGGGTAAGGACTGGTGGGTTTTAATCCGCCCCTCAGGTACGGAGCCAATTTACAGGATTTATGCAGAGGCAAAGGATGAAAATATTTTAAAGAAGAAAGTTGAGAAGTATAAAGAAATATTAAAAAACATAATAAAAAGTGAGTAA
- a CDS encoding cation:proton antiporter, with product MWLSSVTNGPGAIYLIVGLLMILGLFFGYLFRRVHLTDVLAYLFAGLLLTILGFKASTTFFNIVTGATLSFVGYIVGLSFSRKFLKRMGRKVMIILVVEVIVTSLSVMLFVYAFTRDLALAVLLGSLAPATAPAGTIAVFRSLSSHGILTDVATAVVGLDDAAGIIMYVVGIIWTKGLLGYHVTIGTAVIHALWEIFGAFMLGGILGFLFGYVGKKKSFTPEQNLILGTAVALLGWGLASVIGVSNILTAMAIGMTVVNMNEQLGISSYKAIDAIMTPIYILFFGAIGMEINFTLLAATWAVAIVYCIGRTVGKVIGCSFGSWIARAEDKLKKYLGIALLNQAGVAVGLAAHAAQELGGTYLGAIVITQIAVTTAIFQIASPLGTQFAVKKAGEAMNI from the coding sequence ATGTGGCTTAGTTCAGTAACGAATGGCCCAGGCGCAATATACTTGATCGTGGGGCTTTTGATGATACTTGGGTTATTTTTTGGTTATCTTTTTAGGAGGGTTCACCTCACTGATGTCCTTGCATACTTATTTGCTGGTTTACTCTTAACCATTTTAGGATTCAAAGCATCCACAACATTTTTCAATATCGTTACAGGAGCAACTTTGTCCTTTGTAGGATATATCGTGGGATTGAGTTTCTCTAGAAAATTTCTTAAGAGAATGGGAAGAAAGGTGATGATCATACTCGTGGTTGAGGTCATCGTTACTTCACTATCCGTTATGCTATTTGTATATGCATTCACAAGAGATTTGGCATTGGCAGTGCTTCTTGGCTCGTTAGCACCAGCAACAGCTCCTGCAGGCACAATTGCCGTTTTCCGTTCACTATCCTCCCATGGAATATTGACCGATGTAGCCACTGCCGTTGTTGGCTTGGATGATGCTGCCGGGATAATAATGTATGTTGTTGGCATAATTTGGACAAAGGGGTTATTAGGATATCATGTTACTATCGGAACAGCAGTGATTCACGCTCTATGGGAGATATTTGGAGCCTTTATGCTAGGTGGAATTCTTGGCTTCCTATTTGGATATGTGGGAAAGAAAAAATCATTCACTCCAGAACAGAATCTAATTTTAGGAACCGCAGTGGCACTCCTTGGATGGGGCTTAGCTTCCGTGATTGGAGTATCCAATATTCTTACTGCTATGGCAATAGGCATGACTGTGGTAAATATGAACGAACAGCTTGGAATAAGCAGTTACAAGGCTATTGATGCAATAATGACACCTATCTACATACTCTTCTTCGGAGCTATAGGTATGGAGATAAATTTCACCTTGCTAGCTGCCACTTGGGCCGTTGCCATAGTATATTGCATAGGTAGAACCGTTGGGAAAGTAATAGGTTGTAGCTTTGGCTCATGGATTGCCAGAGCGGAGGATAAACTTAAAAAATATTTAGGTATAGCCCTATTGAACCAAGCTGGTGTGGCTGTAGGATTGGCAGCACATGCAGCTCAAGAGCTTGGGGGCACATACTTGGGCGCCATAGTAATAACGCAAATTGCAGTTACAACTGCCATATTCCAGATAGCATCTCCATTGGGCACTCAGTTCGCCGTGAAGAAGGCGGGGGAGGCAATGAATATATAG
- a CDS encoding aldehyde ferredoxin oxidoreductase family protein has protein sequence MYGYHGKIVRINLSTGKISVENIDENFAKKWLGTRGFGIHTLLKEIDPKVDPLSEENKIIYSTGPLTGTAAPTGGRYMVITKSPLTGYIAMANSGGFFGAELKFAGWDYLIVEGKSENPVYISIKDDNIEIKDASHIWGKKVSETEKILLEEFGDKHAQIASIGPAGENLVKFSAIMNNGHRAAARGGVGAVMGSKKLKAIIVRGHNKTPLADRQKFISVVKEKINKLKNDPVAGSGLPKYGTAVLVNIINQNGLYPTRNFRTGVFEYAEEQSGEAMAAKYLKRNKPCYACPIGCGRVNVISSVGETEGPEYESLWALGAHLGINDLGSIIEANHICDEMGLDTISTGGTLATAMELYDKGILKQEDLGDAPPFRFGNTEVIHYYIEKIAKREGFGAKLAEGGYRLAESYGYTDAFMGVKKQELPAYDPRGAEGHGLGYATDNRGGDHIKAYMISPEILGYPVKMDPHDISDEKVKMLILFQNLTALIDAAGLCIFTTFGLGADDYRDMLNAALGWDLSTEDYLKIGERIWNAERLFNLKAGLTTEEDTLPKRLTEEPMPEGPNKGHVVHLKEMLPRYYALRGWNARGEITKEKIKELDLEEYF, from the coding sequence ATGTATGGATATCATGGAAAAATAGTCAGAATAAACTTATCCACGGGAAAAATATCCGTGGAAAATATTGATGAAAATTTTGCAAAAAAATGGCTGGGTACAAGGGGCTTTGGAATACATACCCTTCTAAAAGAGATTGATCCAAAGGTGGACCCATTAAGCGAGGAAAATAAAATAATCTATTCCACAGGTCCCTTGACTGGAACTGCAGCGCCAACTGGTGGGAGGTATATGGTCATAACCAAGAGTCCTCTCACAGGGTATATCGCAATGGCAAACTCTGGTGGTTTCTTCGGTGCAGAACTCAAGTTTGCTGGTTGGGATTATCTCATAGTGGAAGGAAAGAGCGAGAATCCTGTGTACATCTCAATAAAAGATGATAATATAGAGATAAAGGATGCCTCACATATTTGGGGCAAGAAAGTTAGCGAGACGGAGAAAATTCTATTGGAGGAATTTGGAGACAAGCATGCTCAGATTGCTTCAATAGGCCCAGCTGGTGAGAACCTTGTGAAATTCTCCGCCATTATGAACAATGGGCATCGAGCAGCAGCCAGAGGTGGTGTAGGAGCAGTTATGGGAAGTAAGAAGTTAAAAGCGATCATAGTAAGGGGCCATAATAAAACGCCTTTAGCAGATAGACAGAAATTCATAAGCGTTGTTAAGGAGAAAATTAATAAATTGAAAAATGACCCCGTGGCTGGCAGCGGTTTGCCAAAGTACGGAACTGCTGTGCTTGTAAATATCATAAATCAAAATGGATTGTACCCTACGAGAAATTTCAGAACAGGAGTGTTTGAATATGCGGAAGAGCAGAGCGGAGAGGCAATGGCAGCCAAGTACTTGAAAAGGAATAAGCCCTGCTATGCCTGCCCAATAGGGTGCGGGAGAGTCAATGTTATAAGCTCTGTGGGCGAGACAGAGGGGCCAGAGTACGAAAGTTTATGGGCACTGGGTGCGCATCTGGGCATAAACGATTTAGGAAGTATCATTGAGGCAAACCATATATGCGATGAAATGGGTCTCGATACAATATCCACTGGAGGTACTTTAGCAACTGCGATGGAGTTATACGACAAGGGTATTTTGAAGCAGGAAGATTTGGGAGATGCACCCCCATTCAGATTTGGAAACACAGAGGTGATACATTATTACATCGAGAAGATAGCCAAGCGCGAGGGATTTGGTGCAAAGTTAGCGGAAGGAGGATACAGACTTGCGGAAAGCTACGGATACACAGACGCATTTATGGGAGTGAAGAAGCAAGAGCTTCCTGCCTATGATCCAAGGGGAGCAGAAGGCCATGGACTGGGATATGCAACAGATAATCGAGGAGGAGATCACATAAAAGCGTATATGATTAGCCCTGAAATTCTTGGTTATCCTGTTAAGATGGACCCGCATGATATAAGCGATGAGAAGGTGAAAATGCTCATTCTATTCCAAAACTTGACCGCTTTGATAGATGCTGCGGGGCTTTGCATATTCACTACATTTGGCTTAGGAGCTGATGATTATCGGGATATGCTCAATGCTGCTCTAGGTTGGGATTTAAGCACGGAAGATTATCTAAAGATTGGCGAGCGTATATGGAATGCTGAGCGTTTATTCAATTTAAAAGCAGGATTAACCACGGAAGAGGATACACTTCCCAAGCGCTTAACCGAGGAGCCAATGCCCGAAGGACCGAATAAGGGGCATGTGGTGCACTTGAAAGAAATGCTTCCACGGTACTATGCTCTGAGAGGATGGAATGCTCGGGGAGAGATAACAAAGGAGAAGATAAAGGAGCTCGACTTGGAAGAATACTTCTAA
- a CDS encoding ubiquitin-like small modifier protein 1 — MPKVKFFATLREITGKREEIIEGDNVGDVLKVLYEEYGEEFEKELKERSMILVNGKNIEHLEGLKTKVSEEDTISIFPPAGGG; from the coding sequence ATGCCAAAGGTCAAGTTCTTTGCAACTCTCAGGGAAATTACGGGGAAGAGAGAAGAAATCATAGAAGGAGATAATGTGGGGGATGTACTTAAAGTTCTTTACGAAGAGTATGGAGAAGAATTTGAAAAAGAACTAAAGGAGAGAAGTATGATTTTGGTAAACGGAAAAAATATAGAACACTTGGAGGGTTTGAAAACAAAAGTAAGCGAGGAAGATACAATAAGCATATTCCCACCAGCAGGAGGAGGATAG
- a CDS encoding tungsten cofactor oxidoreductase radical SAM maturase, with protein MHTFNFDGAEIYIPERADMQYLFVEITNRCNLKCEMCFKQYWEDDEGDMPYKLFLKILNDAQEFPNLKMLYFGGIGEPTVHPDFMRMIEEVKSREIGVGISTNGFLLTQERMERLVELGVDLIYISLDSIPVQPTDIGHIMPGVTVDRLKRLAEIKNRKGSEIPHIGVEVVVTKENYKLLGKIAEYLANYDINSLLLSNLIPITEEHSNQIVYDGNVNIEPYLDELYRNSYSGFLLRVPEFKLRTERHCDFVENKVAVVRWDGEISPCYRFLHTYPEYVFGREKKVYSHSFGNVKDKSLKEIWTSRDYTWFRFAVKNSLFPSCTDCPLVNSCSFVQDTKTDCWGNEPSCGDCLWWRKIAQCPIPIEMNGKFW; from the coding sequence ATGCATACTTTCAATTTTGATGGAGCCGAGATATACATTCCTGAGAGAGCGGATATGCAGTATCTCTTTGTGGAAATAACAAACAGGTGCAATTTAAAATGTGAGATGTGCTTCAAGCAGTATTGGGAAGATGATGAGGGAGATATGCCCTACAAACTATTTTTGAAAATTCTCAATGACGCTCAGGAATTCCCCAACCTCAAAATGTTATATTTTGGAGGAATCGGTGAACCAACTGTACATCCAGATTTTATGCGAATGATCGAAGAAGTAAAGAGTAGAGAAATTGGTGTAGGGATATCTACCAACGGGTTCTTGTTGACTCAAGAAAGGATGGAAAGGCTTGTAGAGCTAGGTGTGGACCTAATTTACATCTCCCTGGATTCTATACCTGTTCAACCAACAGATATTGGTCATATAATGCCTGGAGTTACCGTGGATCGGCTAAAAAGATTAGCAGAGATAAAAAATAGAAAAGGCAGTGAAATACCTCATATAGGAGTCGAAGTTGTGGTAACTAAAGAGAATTACAAGCTTTTGGGGAAAATTGCAGAGTACTTGGCAAATTATGATATAAATTCATTACTGCTTTCAAATCTGATACCCATAACAGAGGAGCATTCAAACCAGATAGTTTACGATGGAAATGTGAATATAGAACCTTACCTGGACGAACTATACAGAAACTCATACTCAGGATTTCTTCTTAGAGTTCCTGAATTTAAGCTTCGCACCGAGAGACATTGCGATTTTGTGGAAAATAAAGTTGCAGTTGTGAGATGGGATGGTGAGATTAGCCCTTGCTATAGATTCTTGCATACATACCCCGAATATGTGTTTGGCAGAGAGAAGAAAGTGTATTCACATTCTTTTGGTAATGTAAAGGATAAATCATTAAAAGAAATTTGGACTTCAAGGGATTACACATGGTTCAGATTTGCCGTTAAAAATTCTTTGTTCCCGTCCTGCACAGATTGCCCCCTAGTAAATTCATGCAGTTTCGTACAAGATACAAAAACAGATTGCTGGGGAAATGAACCAAGTTGCGGAGATTGCCTATGGTGGAGGAAAATAGCGCAGTGTCCAATACCGATAGAGATGAATGGAAAATTTTGGTAG
- the mtnA gene encoding S-methyl-5-thioribose-1-phosphate isomerase — protein MRIKSEDGTKEMRAVWFEDGIVKLIDQRQLPANFEIFEAKTTEEVAYAIKEMVVRGAPAIGITAAYGMAQASLQGRNVDEAFEILRNTRPTAHDLFYALRSMMDAINSGEDPVKKAEEYANDIIGRCEKIGEYGEKLIKDGYRILTHCNAGALAVGDWGTATAPIRKAHRNGKKIFVWVDETRPRLQGARLTAWEMVQEGIEHAIIADNAAGYFMRKGEIDMVIVGADRITSNGDVANKIGTYEKAVVAKENGIPFYVAAPISTFDFSLENGDQIPIEERREEEVLFCRECRIAPQESHARNPAFDVTPAKYITGIITEKGVFKPEEIWKLKS, from the coding sequence ATGAGAATAAAAAGTGAGGATGGCACTAAGGAGATGCGTGCGGTTTGGTTTGAAGATGGGATTGTAAAGCTTATAGATCAGCGACAGTTGCCTGCCAATTTTGAGATATTTGAGGCAAAAACAACGGAGGAAGTGGCATATGCCATAAAGGAAATGGTTGTTCGAGGGGCACCTGCCATCGGTATAACCGCTGCCTATGGGATGGCTCAGGCATCTTTACAGGGAAGAAATGTGGATGAAGCGTTTGAGATTCTAAGGAATACCAGGCCTACGGCCCATGATCTTTTCTACGCTCTCCGCAGTATGATGGATGCAATAAATTCTGGAGAGGACCCTGTGAAAAAGGCGGAAGAATATGCAAATGACATAATTGGAAGATGTGAGAAGATTGGCGAGTATGGGGAGAAATTGATAAAAGATGGCTACAGAATATTGACGCATTGCAACGCAGGAGCTTTAGCAGTTGGAGATTGGGGTACCGCAACGGCACCTATTCGCAAGGCACACAGAAATGGGAAAAAGATATTTGTGTGGGTTGATGAAACGCGCCCAAGATTGCAGGGTGCACGCTTAACCGCTTGGGAGATGGTACAAGAGGGTATTGAGCATGCAATTATCGCAGATAATGCAGCAGGCTATTTTATGCGTAAGGGAGAAATAGACATGGTCATTGTGGGAGCAGATAGAATCACGAGCAATGGCGATGTGGCAAATAAGATAGGTACTTACGAGAAAGCGGTGGTAGCTAAGGAAAACGGCATACCTTTCTATGTTGCTGCACCCATAAGCACGTTTGATTTCTCTTTGGAAAACGGAGATCAGATCCCTATAGAAGAGAGGAGAGAGGAAGAGGTTCTATTTTGCAGAGAGTGTAGAATTGCGCCTCAAGAAAGTCATGCTAGGAATCCAGCATTTGATGTTACGCCTGCAAAATACATAACAGGGATAATCACCGAAAAGGGAGTATTTAAGCCAGAGGAAATATGGAAATTGAAAAGTTAA
- a CDS encoding ATPase domain-containing protein: protein MEFINTYVKGLDERIEGGIPKGSVILISGPTGSMKSSFSFYIAYNYLKDKKEGNVVYISLEQSRESLINQMVNLGMDIDKLPKNCEFNIFDWGLVRKIVKDAGKHEKVNWLDTIINPVKEFAKNKKLDFVILDSLNALYAISNLENPRNQLFFLFEAMRELGATTLAISETTYNSMQFGTYDVEGFLADSIIHLSMERIGRTLGRYISIIKIRGVKHSTDYYPLLVDKKGFRIISH, encoded by the coding sequence ATGGAGTTTATAAACACCTATGTTAAGGGGCTTGATGAGCGAATAGAAGGTGGAATCCCGAAGGGCTCTGTAATTTTAATTTCTGGGCCTACTGGCAGTATGAAGTCCAGCTTCAGTTTCTACATTGCCTACAATTATCTAAAGGACAAAAAAGAGGGAAATGTTGTGTACATTTCCTTAGAACAGAGCAGGGAGAGTTTGATAAATCAAATGGTAAATTTGGGAATGGATATAGATAAACTGCCAAAAAATTGCGAATTCAATATATTTGATTGGGGATTGGTTAGAAAGATAGTAAAAGATGCAGGAAAGCATGAAAAGGTGAACTGGCTAGATACTATAATAAATCCAGTTAAAGAGTTTGCAAAGAACAAAAAATTGGATTTCGTGATTTTGGACTCGCTTAACGCCCTTTATGCTATCTCTAACTTGGAGAATCCAAGAAACCAATTATTCTTCCTCTTTGAAGCCATGAGAGAATTAGGTGCCACAACCCTGGCCATATCAGAAACAACTTACAACTCTATGCAATTTGGAACTTACGATGTTGAAGGCTTTTTGGCTGATAGCATAATCCATCTTTCTATGGAAAGGATAGGAAGAACATTAGGGAGGTACATATCAATAATAAAAATAAGGGGAGTTAAACACTCTACAGATTACTATCCGCTCTTGGTAGATAAGAAGGGATTTAGAATTATATCCCACTGA
- a CDS encoding tetratricopeptide repeat protein: MLFVGREKELHNLKMYLNEVKRGKGKVILLEGPAGIGKSYLIDKFLEDNKDVQILKTRCEQSTQYVPYNAISQALGSFGTLSEIKRKEWKRKIRDISKKLYKENKMVFVDEIGYGGGYRLYKELSKRMKGLYFTIRQPSRSDAIWLTETKTDKESINPYNLEFEFVMYLHEFLNSSERKLVYIEDLNFLVYIAGIDRVVDFLHTLRSLASNRHLIIISGKIEYLSEKERHLLSLFDEKILIEWEDKITPPTIILTDRVREKNVLRLTNKKDGGNTLYVSPQGIHPTRLDFEIFEKIAEAIDNGMDIAIECLNTIVHYNDKRRVYIWLKAVRDYARKNGRRVYLVERTPISKDIEFFFDLIDEGKDRIYGGMDIVEGPVKFYDVIHNFLDYNSRRKPMILVFEDIQWIDSNSLELIYYLARNIGKGRIMIILTYRNEDIVENKNLLEILTNIQDEPTAKVLRLKPLKEKDIEDILYGMGYRGDVGSIYEISEGNPLLAINMAKYIMQGNKSSLPETIRESVELQVDKLKEHVLSFIRFLSVVGYEIPLSIVESFYPEHKQFLEDPSNIFVILENKKLRFIYPIYREIIYKGISRDTRINFHRKIGNWAERNNDLFMAAYHYYMARDERAVGFLRIAAEESAKMMAFKSAIDYLQKALEIAEKYGKVELIGELYRDLGEWYVSVGEYKKAAAMFSRATEYLPEDIVYFGTQMGMCYRLMGELNRAKEILNEYLKIAKGMDKGRIIGELGIIEWETGDFKESLEKLGKYLAYAQRYESKIDEVKATRNIASVYYMEGNYKKALKYAEKALRLAEESGDIREIADTYNVIGVINNHLNNYEEALTYLLKYLEISEKMGNLTYLSRAYNNIGVTYEKMGDLKKAEEYHKRAIEIIEKLGNDRLLEAFHNNIAVLYSRHGNYSLALEHISKSLEISIKLNNKYGICERLVSLGEINEEMGKYMDAIDFYSRAMEIAKMYSYTTILFSIYLYMARAYVHLEEFKKAQKYIELSHSLKKNVQESYLIMDYYLVNAEYDIALGNWDMVLKWLDKAKENAKKINDVINSIYIEVLKAYSICQRDDKFSKDVFESAIKEYGEMDYKIYLAKTYYYYGLCLLKKNKKEWKNKINKAIELYEEMGLEDKLREVKKKISGI, translated from the coding sequence ATGCTCTTTGTCGGCAGGGAGAAAGAACTCCACAATCTAAAGATGTATCTTAATGAGGTTAAGAGAGGCAAGGGTAAAGTTATACTTCTGGAAGGTCCTGCCGGTATAGGAAAGAGTTATCTTATTGATAAATTTTTGGAAGATAATAAGGATGTTCAAATTCTCAAAACTAGGTGTGAGCAATCAACCCAGTATGTACCCTATAATGCCATATCTCAAGCCCTTGGTAGTTTTGGGACCTTGAGCGAGATAAAGAGAAAGGAATGGAAGAGAAAGATAAGAGATATATCAAAAAAATTGTATAAAGAGAATAAGATGGTATTTGTAGATGAAATAGGATACGGAGGAGGATATAGATTATATAAAGAACTCAGCAAGAGAATGAAAGGATTGTATTTCACAATAAGGCAACCAAGCCGAAGTGATGCCATATGGCTTACAGAGACGAAAACGGATAAAGAGAGCATAAATCCGTATAATCTCGAGTTTGAGTTCGTAATGTATTTACACGAATTTTTAAACAGTAGTGAGAGAAAATTGGTTTACATAGAAGATTTGAACTTTTTAGTTTATATTGCAGGGATAGATAGGGTTGTGGATTTTCTTCACACTTTGCGCTCTTTAGCTTCTAATAGGCATTTAATTATAATCTCCGGAAAAATAGAGTACCTCTCTGAGAAGGAGAGGCATCTGCTAAGCCTGTTTGATGAAAAAATATTAATTGAATGGGAGGATAAAATAACGCCCCCTACCATAATTCTTACTGATAGGGTCAGAGAAAAAAATGTTTTAAGATTAACAAATAAAAAAGATGGAGGAAACACTCTTTATGTATCCCCACAAGGCATCCACCCTACCCGTTTGGATTTTGAAATATTTGAGAAAATTGCGGAGGCAATAGATAATGGGATGGATATTGCAATAGAATGTCTTAACACCATAGTCCATTATAATGATAAGAGAAGGGTTTATATATGGCTAAAGGCGGTTAGAGATTACGCTAGAAAAAATGGAAGGAGGGTGTATTTAGTTGAGAGGACACCCATCTCTAAAGATATAGAGTTCTTCTTTGATTTGATAGATGAAGGTAAGGATAGAATATATGGGGGGATGGATATAGTAGAGGGCCCTGTAAAGTTTTATGATGTTATCCACAATTTCTTAGATTACAACTCTAGGAGAAAGCCTATGATTTTGGTATTTGAGGATATCCAATGGATAGATAGTAATTCTTTAGAACTTATATATTATCTTGCTAGGAATATAGGAAAAGGCAGGATAATGATAATCCTCACTTATAGAAATGAGGATATTGTTGAAAATAAGAATCTTCTGGAGATTCTCACAAATATCCAAGATGAGCCCACCGCTAAGGTATTAAGATTAAAGCCTTTAAAAGAGAAGGATATTGAGGATATACTTTATGGCATGGGATACAGAGGTGATGTTGGATCCATTTATGAGATTAGTGAGGGAAATCCTCTACTGGCAATAAATATGGCAAAATACATAATGCAAGGAAACAAAAGTTCACTGCCGGAGACGATAAGAGAGAGTGTGGAGCTGCAAGTAGATAAGCTTAAAGAGCATGTCTTGAGTTTTATTAGGTTTTTATCTGTGGTTGGATACGAAATCCCTTTGAGTATTGTAGAATCTTTTTATCCTGAGCATAAGCAATTCTTGGAGGATCCTTCCAACATATTTGTAATATTGGAAAATAAAAAACTAAGATTTATTTACCCCATCTACAGGGAAATAATATACAAGGGTATATCTCGTGATACAAGAATTAATTTTCATAGGAAAATTGGGAACTGGGCAGAAAGAAATAACGATCTTTTTATGGCAGCTTATCATTATTATATGGCCAGAGACGAGCGAGCAGTCGGATTTTTAAGAATCGCTGCAGAAGAATCCGCTAAAATGATGGCTTTCAAGAGCGCCATAGATTATCTCCAAAAGGCTCTTGAAATAGCGGAGAAATATGGAAAAGTTGAGCTCATAGGAGAATTGTACAGGGATCTTGGAGAGTGGTATGTTTCTGTGGGGGAATACAAAAAAGCAGCAGCGATGTTTTCTAGGGCTACAGAGTATCTACCTGAAGATATTGTGTATTTTGGCACTCAAATGGGGATGTGCTATAGGTTGATGGGTGAGCTAAATAGGGCTAAAGAAATTTTAAACGAGTACCTTAAGATTGCAAAGGGTATGGATAAGGGGAGAATAATTGGAGAACTTGGCATAATAGAGTGGGAAACTGGGGATTTTAAGGAATCCCTTGAGAAATTAGGAAAATATCTCGCTTATGCTCAAAGATATGAAAGCAAGATTGATGAAGTTAAGGCTACGAGAAATATAGCTTCCGTATATTATATGGAGGGAAATTACAAAAAAGCACTGAAGTATGCGGAGAAAGCTCTTAGGCTTGCAGAGGAGAGCGGAGACATAAGGGAGATAGCCGATACTTATAATGTCATAGGTGTGATAAATAACCATCTAAATAATTACGAGGAGGCATTAACTTATCTCTTAAAGTATCTTGAGATCAGCGAGAAGATGGGAAATTTAACATATCTATCAAGAGCCTATAACAATATAGGAGTAACTTATGAGAAAATGGGTGATTTAAAAAAAGCTGAAGAATATCACAAAAGGGCTATAGAGATAATTGAAAAGCTTGGCAACGATAGATTGTTGGAGGCATTTCATAATAATATAGCAGTTCTCTATTCAAGACATGGAAATTACTCTCTCGCTTTAGAACATATAAGTAAAAGCTTAGAAATATCAATTAAATTAAATAACAAGTATGGTATATGCGAGAGATTGGTATCTCTGGGAGAGATAAATGAGGAGATGGGTAAGTATATGGACGCCATTGACTTTTATTCACGAGCTATGGAAATTGCAAAGATGTATTCCTATACTACAATTCTATTCTCCATATACCTTTATATGGCAAGGGCTTATGTGCATTTAGAGGAATTTAAAAAAGCGCAGAAGTATATCGAGTTAAGTCATTCTCTGAAAAAGAATGTACAGGAGAGTTATTTGATAATGGATTATTATCTAGTTAATGCAGAATATGATATCGCTTTGGGCAACTGGGATATGGTATTAAAATGGCTGGATAAAGCCAAGGAGAATGCCAAGAAAATAAATGATGTGATCAACTCAATATATATAGAGGTGCTCAAGGCTTATTCTATATGTCAGAGAGATGATAAATTTTCAAAAGATGTATTTGAAAGTGCCATAAAGGAGTACGGTGAGATGGATTACAAAATCTATTTGGCTAAGACATATTACTATTACGGACTGTGTCTCTTAAAGAAGAATAAAAAAGAATGGAAAAACAAGATAAATAAAGCTATAGAGCTTTATGAAGAGATGGGTTTGGAAGATAAACTGCGAGAAGTTAAAAAGAAAATCAGTGGGATATAA